In one window of Bradyrhizobium sp. AZCC 1721 DNA:
- a CDS encoding FAD-dependent oxidoreductase, whose amino-acid sequence MRATPKRDSYDIVVIGAGPAGLAATVFAAEAGLSTLLLDENPGPGGQVWRAISSTPVVEREQLGADYWAGADLVQAVQSSGAEIIHRATVWSLDRNLEVGVSVGGASAFIKAGRVILATGALERPYPIPGWTLPGVMTAGAAQTMLKSSGLVPDGRTVIAGQGPLLWLLAAQILRLGGRIDRILDTTARRNYLAALPHAFAFMTSPYFAKGLAMMREVRAKVRVVTGVNELSAEGDGQLATVTYAAGDRRETIPAGLLLLHQGVVPNVNLAMAAGIEHRWDDGQLCWSPVLDDKGNTSVEGIAIAGDGAGIAGMEAAVFRGRIAARAAVQTLAPEEAAKLAPMATLRTNLARAERGRVFLDTLFRPARQFRIPSGDTIVCRCEEVTANDILDAVAIGATGPNQLKAYRRTGMGPCQGRLCGLTVTELMAEARGKSPQEIGYYRLRAPVKPITLSELAAVAKTEADVNAVVRG is encoded by the coding sequence ATGAGAGCGACCCCCAAGCGCGATAGCTACGACATCGTGGTGATCGGGGCCGGGCCTGCTGGTCTCGCCGCCACCGTGTTCGCAGCAGAGGCCGGCCTGTCGACCCTGCTGCTTGATGAGAACCCCGGTCCCGGCGGCCAGGTCTGGCGCGCTATCTCATCGACTCCAGTAGTGGAGCGCGAGCAACTGGGCGCAGACTATTGGGCGGGCGCGGACCTCGTCCAGGCGGTGCAGTCGAGCGGTGCCGAAATCATCCATCGCGCGACCGTCTGGAGCCTTGACCGCAACCTCGAAGTCGGTGTCTCCGTGGGCGGCGCGTCGGCCTTCATAAAGGCGGGTCGCGTGATCCTGGCGACGGGCGCGCTGGAGCGGCCGTATCCCATTCCGGGCTGGACGCTCCCGGGGGTGATGACTGCCGGCGCCGCGCAGACGATGCTGAAGTCTTCAGGTCTCGTGCCTGACGGGCGCACGGTTATTGCCGGGCAGGGACCATTGCTTTGGCTGCTCGCGGCGCAGATCCTGCGCCTTGGCGGCCGCATCGACCGCATCCTCGATACAACCGCGCGCCGGAACTATCTCGCCGCGCTGCCCCATGCCTTCGCCTTCATGACCTCACCCTATTTCGCGAAGGGACTAGCGATGATGAGGGAAGTGCGGGCGAAAGTGCGCGTCGTGACCGGCGTCAACGAACTTTCTGCTGAGGGGGATGGCCAGCTTGCAACCGTCACCTATGCGGCAGGCGACCGACGTGAAACGATTCCCGCCGGGTTGCTTTTGCTGCATCAAGGCGTGGTACCCAACGTCAATCTCGCCATGGCAGCCGGAATCGAGCATCGCTGGGATGACGGGCAGCTCTGCTGGTCGCCGGTGCTCGACGACAAAGGTAACACGTCGGTCGAGGGCATCGCCATCGCCGGTGACGGCGCCGGGATCGCTGGCATGGAAGCTGCCGTCTTCCGGGGCCGTATCGCAGCAAGAGCCGCAGTTCAAACTCTGGCGCCCGAGGAGGCGGCAAAGCTCGCACCCATGGCTACGCTCAGGACTAATCTGGCTCGCGCCGAGCGCGGGCGCGTCTTTCTCGACACGTTGTTCAGGCCCGCGCGGCAGTTCCGTATTCCTTCGGGCGACACGATCGTCTGCCGCTGCGAGGAAGTCACTGCCAACGACATTCTCGACGCCGTCGCAATCGGCGCGACGGGTCCAAATCAGCTCAAGGCCTATCGCCGCACCGGCATGGGCCCGTGTCAGGGGCGGCTCTGCGGGCTCACGGTCACCGAACTCATGGCCGAGGCCCGCGGCAAGAGTCCGCAGGAGATCGGCTACTATCGGCTGCGTGCACCCGTAAAGCCGATCACGCTGTCGGAATTGGCGGCCGTGGCGAAGACAGAGGCCGACGTGAACGCCGTGGTGCGGGGATGA
- a CDS encoding LysR substrate-binding domain-containing protein, translating into MARINSRQVEAFRATMLTGSVTDAAALMAVTQPAVSRLLRDFQALLKMKLFEKRGTGLVPTATATALYMEVERSFVGLERITAAAEEIRSRRTGTLRIAALPALSNGYLPRLAGRFLRERPNLNLAFFGVISPIVVDWVLNNQCDIGFAEVPIAHVGLSIVRLPAPPRVAVLPEGHRLAAKAMLEPRDFEGETFVSLTTGSTGRHLIDQAFNRDDVRRVLRVETSLSEIMCGLVSSGVGVAICDPFTAREFESRGVIARRFTPRIDFEFAAVFPPQRSPSPVALDLVEAMRQALDDIDGPMSGLSPVHP; encoded by the coding sequence ATGGCGCGCATCAACTCGCGGCAGGTCGAGGCCTTCCGAGCGACAATGCTGACGGGCAGCGTCACGGACGCGGCGGCGCTCATGGCTGTGACGCAGCCGGCGGTGAGCCGCCTCCTGCGCGACTTCCAGGCGCTACTCAAAATGAAGCTGTTCGAAAAGCGTGGCACCGGACTTGTGCCAACGGCAACCGCCACGGCACTCTACATGGAAGTCGAGCGTTCATTCGTTGGTCTCGAACGGATCACTGCAGCAGCCGAAGAAATCCGCAGCCGCCGAACCGGCACGCTTCGGATCGCCGCCTTGCCGGCGTTGTCCAACGGCTACCTGCCAAGGCTCGCCGGGCGGTTTCTGAGGGAGCGGCCGAACCTCAACTTGGCGTTCTTTGGCGTGATCTCACCGATTGTGGTCGACTGGGTATTGAACAACCAATGCGACATCGGCTTCGCAGAGGTACCTATCGCCCATGTGGGCCTGTCGATCGTGCGGTTGCCAGCGCCCCCTCGCGTTGCAGTTCTGCCCGAAGGACACCGACTCGCGGCCAAGGCGATGCTGGAGCCGCGCGATTTCGAGGGCGAGACCTTCGTGTCGCTGACGACCGGGTCGACAGGCCGGCATCTGATCGACCAGGCCTTCAATCGCGACGATGTCCGCCGTGTCCTTCGGGTCGAAACCAGCCTGTCTGAGATCATGTGCGGGTTGGTGTCATCCGGAGTTGGCGTGGCGATCTGCGATCCATTCACGGCGCGAGAATTCGAAAGCCGCGGCGTCATCGCGCGCCGCTTCACGCCGCGGATCGATTTCGAGTTCGCTGCTGTTTTTCCGCCGCAGCGCAGCCCCTCGCCAGTCGCGTTGGATCTGGTGGAGGCCATGCGGCAGGCGCTCGACGACATTGACGGGCCCATGTCCGGCCTCAGCCCTGTTCATCCATGA
- a CDS encoding NAD(P)/FAD-dependent oxidoreductase — protein sequence MSKDYDVAVVGGGLLGSAISWGLGRLGKKVAVLDEGDIARRASRANFALIWVQSKGLGMPAYTGWTVRASETWPALAAELKEQTGLDVALQQNGGFHLTLGEHEFEQRAQLVTRMHNQVGAADYRMEMLSASEVKKMLPLVGPEVSGGSFCPLDGHVNSLRTFRAFHIGLKLFGVDYLPERPVSAITRAGGEFHLSTPQGDIRAAKVVLAAGNANQTLAPMVGLSAPMGPTRGQIVVTERTVPFLPHPLTTIRQTDEGTVMIGDSKEEQLDDRVLNHSVSAVMADRAQRMFPHLARLNVVRSWSGIRVMPQDGFPIYDQSESQPGAFVACCHSGVTLASNHAFEIARMVAEDALDAELVGAFSARRFVEDRAATGSGYY from the coding sequence ATGTCAAAGGATTACGACGTCGCTGTCGTCGGCGGCGGTCTGCTCGGTTCCGCCATCTCCTGGGGTCTTGGCCGGCTCGGCAAGAAGGTCGCCGTCCTCGACGAGGGCGATATCGCCAGGCGTGCCTCGCGGGCCAATTTCGCGCTCATCTGGGTGCAGAGCAAAGGCCTCGGCATGCCGGCCTACACCGGCTGGACCGTCCGCGCCTCCGAGACATGGCCAGCGCTTGCCGCTGAATTGAAGGAGCAGACCGGTCTCGACGTTGCCCTGCAGCAGAATGGTGGCTTTCATCTAACGCTCGGTGAGCACGAATTCGAGCAGCGCGCTCAACTCGTCACGCGCATGCATAACCAGGTGGGGGCGGCCGATTACCGGATGGAGATGCTGTCGGCGTCCGAAGTGAAAAAGATGCTGCCTCTCGTCGGCCCCGAAGTCTCCGGCGGCAGTTTCTGTCCGCTTGACGGGCACGTGAATTCGCTGCGCACCTTCCGCGCTTTCCATATCGGCCTAAAGCTGTTTGGTGTCGATTATCTTCCCGAGCGACCGGTTTCAGCGATAACCCGCGCCGGCGGCGAATTCCACCTGTCGACGCCGCAGGGCGATATCCGTGCAGCGAAAGTCGTGCTCGCCGCCGGCAACGCCAACCAGACACTGGCGCCGATGGTCGGGCTGTCAGCGCCGATGGGCCCGACCCGTGGTCAGATCGTGGTCACCGAGCGCACAGTGCCGTTCCTCCCGCATCCGCTGACTACGATCCGCCAGACCGACGAGGGGACAGTGATGATCGGGGACAGCAAGGAAGAGCAACTCGACGACCGCGTGCTGAACCATTCCGTCAGTGCTGTCATGGCGGATCGCGCGCAGCGCATGTTTCCTCACCTTGCCCGCCTCAACGTGGTGCGGAGTTGGTCCGGTATCCGCGTGATGCCGCAGGACGGTTTCCCGATCTACGACCAGTCGGAGAGCCAGCCGGGCGCTTTCGTCGCCTGTTGCCATTCCGGCGTAACGCTCGCGTCCAATCACGCGTTCGAGATTGCCCGGATGGTCGCCGAGGATGCGCTCGACGCGGAACTCGTCGGCGCCTTCTCAGCCCGGCGCTTCGTCGAAGACCGCGCTGCGACCGGCAGTGGCTATTACTGA
- a CDS encoding Gfo/Idh/MocA family protein has product MAIEANSETGGHGRIRLGMVGGGQASFIGAVHRIAARIDDQFELTAGALASDPVRAKASAKELGIANDRAYGSFEEMAKAEAARPDGIEVVSIVTPNHMHSPVARAFLEAGIHVICDKPLTTTVAEAEELVALVRKTGKVFVVTHNYTGYPMVRQARAMVANGDLGEIRLVQAEYLQDWLTERLEASGHKQAAWRTDPTRSGAGGCIGDIGTHAYNLACFVTGLELDELLAQLSTFVGGRRLDDDVQILLKWKGGARGMLWASQVAVGNENGLTLRVYGTKGGLEWVQENPNHLWFTRYGQPKQLLTRGGAGALVEAGRLTRVPSGHPEGYLEGFATIYTEAARAIRAAQAGKPPDPAVIFPTVADGLAGVKFIEAAVNSSASNGAWVRIT; this is encoded by the coding sequence ATGGCGATTGAGGCAAACAGCGAAACTGGCGGCCATGGTCGTATTCGGCTAGGCATGGTTGGCGGCGGCCAGGCATCTTTCATTGGCGCCGTCCACCGCATTGCCGCGCGTATCGACGACCAGTTCGAGTTGACAGCCGGCGCGTTGGCGTCGGATCCGGTCCGAGCCAAGGCCTCGGCGAAGGAGCTCGGTATCGCCAACGACCGCGCCTATGGCTCTTTCGAAGAGATGGCGAAGGCGGAAGCCGCGCGCCCGGACGGCATCGAGGTGGTCTCGATCGTAACCCCCAACCACATGCACAGCCCGGTTGCCAGGGCCTTCCTTGAAGCCGGCATCCACGTCATCTGCGACAAACCGCTGACGACGACCGTCGCCGAGGCCGAGGAACTGGTGGCGCTCGTCAGGAAGACGGGCAAGGTCTTCGTCGTGACCCACAACTACACGGGCTATCCCATGGTCCGACAGGCCCGCGCCATGGTTGCGAACGGCGATCTCGGCGAGATCCGGCTCGTCCAGGCAGAATATCTGCAGGATTGGCTGACGGAGCGATTAGAGGCAAGCGGCCACAAGCAGGCCGCGTGGCGCACGGACCCGACCCGATCCGGGGCTGGCGGGTGCATCGGCGACATCGGCACCCACGCCTACAATCTCGCCTGCTTCGTCACTGGACTTGAGCTCGACGAACTGCTCGCTCAGCTCTCGACCTTCGTCGGCGGCCGGCGTCTCGATGACGACGTCCAGATCCTCCTCAAGTGGAAGGGAGGTGCCAGAGGTATGCTTTGGGCAAGCCAGGTCGCGGTCGGCAATGAGAACGGCCTGACGCTGCGCGTCTATGGGACCAAGGGCGGACTCGAATGGGTACAGGAAAATCCGAACCATCTCTGGTTCACCCGCTATGGGCAGCCCAAGCAACTCCTGACCCGCGGCGGTGCCGGCGCCTTGGTCGAGGCGGGCCGTCTCACCCGCGTGCCATCGGGGCATCCCGAGGGTTACCTTGAGGGGTTCGCAACAATCTATACTGAGGCAGCGCGCGCTATCCGCGCAGCACAGGCCGGCAAGCCGCCCGATCCGGCGGTGATTTTCCCGACTGTCGCGGATGGCCTCGCCGGCGTGAAGTTCATCGAAGCTGCGGTGAACTCATCCGCAAGCAATGGCGCCTGGGTTCGGATCACGTAA
- a CDS encoding ABC transporter permease, whose amino-acid sequence MRTNGPISLVFHTVFVVFMLAPIVVVCLVAFTPDGFLSLPTNGFSLRWFRAIASYPEFVHAFWVSLGLGALSSFVALLFAVPAALAIARYRFLGRDALAALFLSPLMIPHVVLGIAFLRFFTSIGIGGSFAALIIAHVLVVFPFALRLTLAAATGMDRSVEMAALSLGADDWTLFRRVTLPLILPGVVSGWALAFIQSFDDLTMTVFLATPGTETLPVRMFLYIQDNIDPLVTSVSASVIAITMTALVLLDRFYGLDRVLAGKSDAGR is encoded by the coding sequence ATGAGGACAAATGGCCCGATCTCTCTTGTGTTCCACACGGTATTCGTCGTCTTCATGCTGGCGCCGATCGTGGTGGTCTGCCTCGTTGCCTTTACGCCCGATGGCTTCCTGTCGCTGCCAACCAACGGCTTCTCGCTGCGCTGGTTCAGGGCGATCGCCAGCTATCCCGAATTTGTTCACGCCTTCTGGGTGAGCCTCGGACTCGGCGCGCTGTCGTCGTTCGTGGCGCTCCTCTTCGCCGTGCCGGCGGCGCTCGCCATCGCCCGCTACCGCTTCCTCGGCCGCGATGCGCTCGCGGCGCTATTCCTTTCGCCGCTGATGATTCCCCATGTCGTGCTCGGCATCGCCTTCCTCCGCTTCTTCACGTCGATCGGCATCGGCGGCAGTTTCGCGGCGCTCATCATTGCCCATGTCTTGGTGGTGTTTCCGTTCGCGCTCCGGCTGACGCTGGCTGCGGCGACCGGCATGGACCGCTCGGTCGAGATGGCGGCGCTCTCGCTCGGCGCGGACGATTGGACACTGTTCCGCCGCGTGACTCTGCCCTTGATCCTCCCTGGCGTCGTCAGCGGCTGGGCGCTCGCCTTCATCCAGTCCTTCGATGATCTGACCATGACCGTCTTCCTTGCCACGCCCGGCACCGAGACGCTGCCGGTCCGCATGTTCCTTTACATCCAGGACAACATCGATCCGCTGGTGACCTCCGTCTCCGCCAGCGTCATCGCAATCACCATGACAGCTCTGGTGCTGCTCGACCGCTTCTACGGACTCGATCGCGTGCTCGCCGGCAAGAGCGACGCAGGGCGATAG
- a CDS encoding ABC transporter substrate-binding protein — protein MKHLGLLTAVSIAALASVPSPVSAQQKTLYVAGYGGSFEKTIRDAVVPAFEQAHGVKVEYVAGNSTDTLAKLQAQKGNQQIDVAIVDDGPMYQAIQLGFCSKIEGLPADLYDAARFKDDQAVAIGLVATGLMYNTKIFAEKGWAPPTSWNDLKDPKYQKQLVIPPINNTYGLEALLMLARMNGGSEANVDAGFKIFKNDINPNVLAYEPSPGKMTELFQSGQAVLAVWGTGRVQSFANTGFPVDFVYPKEGAATLLASACPVAKPNASPLAATFVKTLLDPKLQLVLLKDYGYGPVLKSLVVPPELGKMAPIGERAAKLYTPDWTIINEKREEWTKRWNREVER, from the coding sequence ATGAAGCATCTCGGCCTTTTGACAGCGGTCAGCATCGCGGCCCTGGCCTCGGTCCCGTCGCCGGTTTCGGCGCAGCAGAAGACGCTGTATGTCGCCGGATACGGCGGCTCCTTCGAAAAAACGATCCGGGACGCCGTGGTCCCTGCCTTTGAGCAGGCCCACGGCGTGAAGGTCGAATACGTTGCCGGCAACTCGACGGATACGCTTGCCAAATTGCAGGCCCAGAAGGGCAACCAACAGATCGACGTGGCCATCGTCGATGACGGTCCGATGTATCAGGCGATTCAGCTTGGCTTCTGCAGCAAGATCGAAGGCCTACCCGCCGATCTCTATGATGCCGCCCGCTTCAAGGATGACCAAGCGGTTGCCATTGGGCTGGTCGCGACCGGTTTGATGTACAACACCAAGATCTTCGCCGAGAAGGGCTGGGCGCCGCCTACCTCCTGGAACGACCTCAAAGATCCGAAATACCAGAAGCAACTGGTCATTCCGCCGATCAACAACACCTATGGCCTGGAAGCTCTCCTGATGCTCGCCAGGATGAACGGCGGCAGCGAAGCCAACGTCGACGCGGGGTTCAAGATCTTCAAGAATGACATCAATCCGAATGTGCTGGCCTACGAGCCCTCGCCAGGCAAGATGACCGAGCTGTTCCAGTCAGGCCAAGCCGTGTTGGCCGTGTGGGGCACAGGCCGGGTCCAAAGTTTCGCGAACACCGGCTTTCCTGTCGACTTCGTGTATCCCAAGGAAGGCGCCGCCACGCTCCTCGCAAGTGCGTGTCCGGTCGCCAAGCCCAACGCTTCACCGCTCGCCGCGACGTTCGTCAAGACACTTCTCGACCCGAAACTGCAGCTCGTCCTGTTGAAGGACTACGGCTACGGCCCGGTGCTGAAGTCTCTGGTCGTTCCGCCGGAGCTCGGCAAAATGGCGCCGATCGGCGAGCGCGCGGCGAAGCTCTATACGCCCGACTGGACCATTATCAACGAGAAACGCGAGGAATGGACCAAGCGGTGGAATCGCGAGGTTGAGCGCTGA
- a CDS encoding ABC transporter ATP-binding protein, with amino-acid sequence MSFLELDRVAKQFGPQTVVDDFSLAVGKGEFISLLGPSGCGKTTTLQMIAGFLDPSRGAIRLEGRDLTAVHPAKRGLGIVFQSYALFPHMTAAENVSFGLEMRRVPKADRSERVRTALAMVGLAGFEDRYPRRMSGGQQQRVALARALVIRPSVLLLDEPLSNLDAKLREEMQIELRQIQRNLGTTTILVTHDQIEAMSLSDRIVVMSQGRIEQIGTPQETYERPVSAFVSQFLGKTNDFAATIDRTAAPARLVAGSWSAPAPAGVAGSVTVSIRPERIGFGDTGLAAKIITRIFQGNHWLFQCETESGPAIVIRQNDGQPQPAEGEAVRLAWRPEDMSLRTAGGAK; translated from the coding sequence ATGTCCTTTCTCGAGCTCGACCGTGTCGCGAAGCAGTTCGGCCCGCAGACCGTTGTGGACGACTTCAGTCTTGCCGTGGGCAAGGGCGAGTTCATCTCCCTCCTCGGTCCATCGGGCTGCGGAAAGACCACCACGCTGCAGATGATCGCAGGCTTCCTGGATCCCTCGCGCGGCGCGATCCGGCTCGAGGGCCGCGACCTCACCGCAGTCCATCCGGCCAAGCGTGGCCTCGGCATCGTATTTCAGAGCTACGCGCTGTTTCCGCACATGACCGCGGCAGAGAACGTATCTTTTGGACTCGAGATGCGGCGCGTGCCGAAGGCTGATCGCAGCGAGCGAGTCCGCACCGCCCTCGCGATGGTCGGGCTCGCCGGCTTCGAGGATCGTTATCCGCGACGCATGTCGGGTGGCCAGCAGCAGCGCGTGGCGCTCGCCCGCGCGCTGGTGATCCGGCCGAGCGTGTTGCTCCTCGACGAGCCGCTGTCGAATCTCGACGCCAAGCTGCGCGAGGAGATGCAGATCGAATTGCGCCAGATCCAGCGCAACCTGGGCACCACCACGATCCTCGTCACCCACGACCAGATCGAGGCGATGTCGCTCTCCGATCGTATTGTGGTGATGAGCCAGGGCCGCATCGAGCAGATCGGCACGCCGCAGGAGACTTATGAGCGGCCCGTGTCGGCCTTCGTGTCTCAGTTCCTTGGCAAGACCAACGATTTCGCCGCGACGATCGACCGGACCGCCGCTCCGGCGCGGCTGGTTGCCGGCTCCTGGAGCGCGCCCGCGCCCGCTGGTGTCGCCGGCTCGGTGACGGTCAGCATTCGCCCCGAGCGAATTGGCTTCGGCGACACGGGGCTCGCAGCGAAGATCATCACCCGCATCTTCCAGGGCAATCACTGGCTGTTCCAGTGCGAGACCGAATCTGGTCCTGCGATTGTGATCCGCCAGAATGACGGTCAACCGCAACCCGCCGAGGGCGAGGCCGTCCGGCTTGCCTGGCGGCCGGAAGACATGAGCCTGCGCACCGCCGGAGGCGCCAAATGA
- a CDS encoding NAD(P)/FAD-dependent oxidoreductase, whose product MTRLVDAIVVGGGIHGCSTALHLSLAGMKPVLIEKDYAGRHASGVNAGGVRQLARHVAEIPLSIRSMGIWEGIGELVDDSCGFESHGQVLVAENDAEFDACRARVAELNALGFTHEELIDRPELRRLVPAVAETCPGGVVSRRDGAAEPARTTTVFRRKAAAQGATVREGVAATNIRKQDGLWRVDVGTDTYAAPVLVNAAGAWAGRIAAALGEPVPVETVAPMLMITSRVPHFIDPVVILRGRKLSFKQFANGTVLIGGGHLAAADQDRNETVLDWRSLAVSAGTVFDLFPAMRSASIVRAWAGIEARTRDDLPVLGPSVRHTGLYHQFGFSLHGFQLGPGAGAVMAELIVNGGTQTRISELGIDRFFSFNPANEDETL is encoded by the coding sequence ATGACCAGGCTTGTGGATGCTATCGTCGTCGGCGGCGGCATCCACGGATGTTCGACTGCACTTCACCTGAGTCTCGCCGGGATGAAGCCGGTGCTGATCGAGAAGGACTATGCTGGCCGCCACGCCTCGGGGGTGAATGCCGGCGGCGTCCGTCAGCTCGCAAGGCATGTCGCCGAAATTCCGCTCTCGATCCGTTCCATGGGCATATGGGAGGGGATCGGCGAGCTGGTTGATGATAGCTGCGGATTCGAAAGCCACGGCCAGGTGTTGGTCGCCGAGAACGACGCCGAATTCGATGCTTGCCGCGCGCGCGTCGCCGAGCTGAACGCGCTCGGCTTCACCCACGAGGAACTTATCGATCGGCCGGAGCTGCGACGGCTGGTGCCGGCCGTTGCCGAAACCTGCCCTGGCGGCGTCGTGTCCCGGCGCGACGGCGCGGCCGAACCCGCGCGCACCACCACTGTCTTCCGCCGCAAGGCGGCAGCTCAGGGTGCAACCGTCCGCGAAGGCGTAGCGGCGACCAATATCCGAAAGCAGGACGGTCTGTGGCGGGTTGATGTCGGCACCGACACCTATGCGGCGCCGGTGCTCGTCAACGCCGCCGGGGCGTGGGCCGGCCGTATTGCCGCGGCACTTGGCGAGCCGGTGCCGGTGGAGACCGTGGCGCCGATGCTGATGATCACCTCGCGCGTGCCGCATTTCATCGATCCGGTGGTGATCCTGCGCGGACGCAAACTCTCCTTCAAGCAGTTTGCCAACGGCACAGTCCTGATCGGCGGCGGCCATTTGGCAGCGGCGGACCAGGATCGAAACGAGACCGTACTGGACTGGCGCAGTCTTGCGGTCAGTGCCGGCACCGTCTTCGATCTCTTTCCAGCCATGCGGAGCGCATCGATCGTTCGCGCCTGGGCCGGCATCGAGGCAAGGACGCGCGACGATCTGCCTGTTCTGGGTCCGAGCGTGCGCCACACGGGGCTCTACCACCAGTTCGGTTTCTCGCTGCATGGCTTCCAACTCGGCCCCGGCGCCGGCGCTGTCATGGCCGAGCTGATTGTCAACGGCGGCACCCAGACCCGGATCAGCGAACTGGGCATCGACCGTTTCTTTTCCTTTAATCCCGCAAACGAAGATGAGACATTATGA
- a CDS encoding ABC transporter permease: MSTAPDTSVLTTGPSTDERAARAPWALTAPALMLFIGILVIPLAMTVMLSFHDWGQYKGIEPVFILKNWHEIATDPYYAEMFWRTFRVALLATLITAVFGAPEAYILNRMSGRWKSFFLLVILGPLLISVVARTLGWALLFGGNNGLVNKFLMSLGLIGSPLPFMFTETGMVVALAHVMMPFMVLSVWAALQRLDPQIENAALSLGASPLTIIRRIVLPQIMPGVLSGAIIVFSLSASAFATPAIIGGRRLKVAATLAYDEFLNTLNWPLGAAVAVLLLMALVLIVVGSNALIERRYAEVFR; the protein is encoded by the coding sequence ATGAGCACGGCTCCCGACACGTCTGTCTTGACCACAGGACCATCGACCGATGAACGCGCCGCGCGCGCCCCTTGGGCGCTGACCGCGCCCGCGCTGATGCTGTTCATCGGCATCCTTGTGATCCCGCTCGCGATGACCGTGATGCTCTCGTTCCATGATTGGGGCCAATACAAGGGCATTGAGCCGGTTTTCATCTTGAAAAACTGGCACGAGATCGCAACCGATCCCTACTATGCCGAGATGTTCTGGCGCACCTTCCGCGTCGCGCTGCTCGCGACGCTGATCACCGCCGTGTTCGGCGCGCCGGAAGCCTATATCCTCAACCGCATGAGCGGACGTTGGAAGAGCTTCTTTCTGCTCGTCATCCTCGGCCCGCTATTGATCTCCGTGGTCGCACGCACGCTCGGGTGGGCGCTTCTGTTCGGCGGCAACAACGGCCTCGTCAACAAGTTCTTGATGTCGCTCGGGTTGATCGGCTCGCCACTGCCCTTCATGTTCACCGAGACCGGCATGGTCGTGGCGCTTGCCCATGTGATGATGCCGTTCATGGTGTTGTCGGTCTGGGCCGCATTGCAGCGCCTCGATCCGCAAATCGAAAACGCCGCGTTGTCGCTTGGCGCCAGCCCGCTCACCATCATCCGCCGCATCGTCCTGCCGCAGATCATGCCCGGCGTGTTGTCGGGGGCGATTATCGTGTTCTCGCTGTCGGCCAGTGCCTTTGCCACGCCGGCGATCATCGGCGGACGTCGGCTCAAGGTCGCGGCGACGCTGGCGTATGACGAATTTCTCAATACGCTGAACTGGCCGCTCGGGGCGGCAGTCGCCGTGCTGCTCCTCATGGCGCTCGTGCTGATCGTCGTCGGTAGCAACGCGCTGATCGAGCGGCGCTACGCCGAGGTATTCCGATGA
- a CDS encoding (2Fe-2S)-binding protein — protein MFKRSDQDTRRPLQIFVDGTAVEAREGDTVSAALLASGRDARRATAVSGAPRLPYCMMGVCFDCLVTIDGVGNRQGCLVPVAEGMQIEIQKGKREIGR, from the coding sequence ATGTTCAAGCGATCCGATCAGGACACCAGAAGACCCCTGCAGATCTTCGTCGACGGGACCGCAGTCGAGGCGCGAGAGGGCGACACGGTGTCCGCAGCGCTGCTTGCCTCCGGCCGCGACGCCCGCCGCGCTACCGCGGTCAGCGGCGCGCCGCGGCTACCCTATTGCATGATGGGCGTGTGCTTCGACTGCCTCGTCACGATCGATGGCGTCGGCAACCGCCAAGGCTGCCTAGTGCCGGTCGCCGAGGGGATGCAGATTGAAATCCAGAAAGGCAAGCGGGAGATCGGGCGATGA
- a CDS encoding RidA family protein, translated as MSIIRNIRTPIMHRAIEANGFVFVGGTIADDTSASMGEQTRNILGKIAGYLKEAGTDSSRIVSASIFVTDLSKKKEMDAAWTEFFADNLPARATVGVTDLGGGALIEVVVTALKS; from the coding sequence ATGAGCATCATCCGCAACATCCGCACGCCAATCATGCATCGCGCCATCGAGGCCAACGGTTTTGTGTTCGTCGGCGGGACAATCGCCGACGACACCAGCGCCTCAATGGGCGAGCAGACCCGCAACATCCTTGGCAAGATTGCTGGCTACTTGAAGGAAGCAGGAACGGACTCGTCCCGCATTGTAAGTGCCTCGATCTTCGTGACGGATCTGTCGAAGAAAAAGGAAATGGACGCGGCCTGGACCGAGTTCTTCGCCGACAACCTGCCGGCGCGAGCAACAGTAGGTGTGACCGATCTCGGCGGCGGTGCCTTGATTGAAGTGGTGGTCACCGCCCTAAAGAGTTAA